The window cGGATGCCGCCTTAGCCTTGGGCTTCCTCGGCTTGGCCGGACTTACCTTCGAACTCGCCGCCGGCTTGGCCttagacgacgatgacgacgacgacgagacgtTCTTGTGGTTGTGGGCGTCGCCGGAGCTAGCGCAGCTGGAGCGAGGCAGGTGCAGGTGGGGCTTCTTGGGCAGCGCCGTGATGGCCGCGGCGACGTCTCCAATCGCCGTGGACTTACAATGGAACGACCGGACCCAGCTCCCCGCCGCcatcgggcggcggcggcgtggcggaagCTTCTCCGGCATTTAGTAGTGACCGGTCACCGGTGGTGTAGTTAGTAGTAGTAAGCTAGCTGGAGAGAAGTGGAGAGGACGTACGCTTATTATGGTACTAGTATCCCTGTTGCTCGGCAATTTGTATATGGCCTAAACTTTGGAGTACTGAGATATAGGAGATGCTTCTGGCAAACTGAGTAACTGACCAGGTTGCGCAGCAGTCAGTGCATGAGTAGTACAGCTTATTTTATGGGAAGGAAATTACTGTGTATATTTACTGTTTACCTCAGATATCAACAGTGACATCATAAGGTAGCTAGgctcgtactccctccgtaaaaaaaaaagataaaaaaaagataaaacctGGTTTCCGTATCTAACGTTttaccgtccatcttatttaaaaaaaatataaaaaaaaataaaaagacaagtcacgcataaaatattaatcatattttatgatctaacaacaatgaaaatacgaattataaaaaaatttcatataagacggacagtcaaagttggacacgaaaactcagggtttgactctttttttttttaaggagagTAGAGTCGTAGGAATCGTGTCGAACAGGCAAGGTatgtggcttttttttttctgctgtaTCCTGATGGCCGGTGTTACTGTTGGAACAGTTTAGACATCTCAGGTGCTGTTAAACTTTAGTATCTGTATttatttagatactaatttaaAGTACTAAATATTAGAttatttataaaactaattacataaatgaaagctaatttacgagataaattttttaagcctaattaatctataattagagaatatttactgtagcatcacataggctaatcatagattaattaggctcaatagattcgtctcgcgaattagtccaagattatatgtgggttttattaatagtctacgtttaatatttataattattgtccaaacatccgatgtgatagtgACTTAAAAAAGGCGATCTTTACCCGTAGTACGTACGTGTTGCAGGCATTGCagcatggttttttttttaggcACTGCATATTGGTATAGCGTGGCATTTTGGCCGCTTGGTTATTATGGTCCCTATCAATTGGATTTTAGTCCATTGATATATGTTTCCTAGCTACATAATTGCACtcattttttaaagtaaattaCACATTGGACCATTTCAAAGTTTCTTTTCAGACAACCTTTTAAACAATGTTTTCACTTTAAACCAACCTTTTAAACAAAGTTTTCACTTTAAAGTTTAAACCAGATAAATATATCATTCGTTGCATCATCCTTCCTTTCAATATATCCAGGGCGGATCCAGAAACAAAAAGTTGGGGGGACTCAACATACCGAGTACACCGATGTAAACACATAATCTCAGTATTAAACTATATTAAAATGCTATTATGAGACATTTAGCACCTCCTATCTTATcaactatgatgaaaaaattgaggGAGGGGGGGGCTTAGGGGGTATCCATAGGTTTTGTGGGTGTAGGGGGATTGAATCCCCCTGCACctacgttggatccgcccctgaatATATCTATTTTTCTCCCTTAACGCCAATCAATCTACTTAATCAACGATCCTGCAATCAGGAGAGAGCTTCAGCACTACCAATCCCATCACTGCTCGATCAGTCGCTGCTACGATTGCTTCAAGCCCAAGGCCAAAGCACAAGCCTGGTGATAAGGGTGGAGCCTGAGCTTGAGCCTGAGGCCTAAGGAACGGACGGAGTTGAACACTGAATGGAGCAGGGGCGCGAAGACTCCCTTTTAAATCTAGTTTTACagatatgtaaaatttggaAATTTAAAAAATCTGGCTTCACCCTGCTGAGGAACGTAATTATTGAAACGAGACTGGACCGATAGTCcaatcgaaaaaaaaagaacaaaaaaaactaggctagagctcgagctcgtaCCTTCTTTTTCATCCGAGCTTCTAACAATAAGTTAATGTGTCCCGCTGGCGTGAAAAAAAGATGAGCGAAAGGTGTATTTTTAAAGACCCTAATGACAAATATTGCCGCTCAATAAAATTTATTGAGTAAAATGTACTagcggttcttaaacttgtcatgaggtttcacttaggtccacgaacttgcaaagcgcaCATCCAGATccttaaacttggtttattgtatcatcccggtccaaagcgTCGTTTGACCGTGATCTCgcctacgtggcatgccacgtggacAATGACATGGCGGTTTTTTCCTTTcccattttctttttcctcctattcttttatcttcttcctccactaAAGCCACCTCGAGCTCCCCCCGCGTCGAAGAGGCcgaagaagagagaaatgaaaaaggaagaagggagaaaaaaaagaaataataataataataataataataataataataataataataataataataataataataatgtgtcATGTTGTCATCTACATATCATGCCACGTAGGGAAGACCACGGTTAAATGAGATTTTGGATAggaatgatacaataaaccaagtttagagacctcGATACACACCTTGTAAGTTCGTGGACATGAAATCTgcttacaagtttaaggaccgccagtGCAATTTAACAACTTCAATCCATCCGTTCACACAGACACTCCATCCCAACCACTAGTACAGTACGTGGGAGTTAAATGCTGCACTAATTGTCGTTTGGTTTgcaaattaaatgaaaatccCATTCAGAACATTTCGGCTTTAAACACGAGATACGATCATACGACAATGCATGGTcgtacataaaaaaaaacagaacagaAGAAAACACCATTCATCAATCGAACCTGTTAGGTTGTTCCCATCACGTACACCCGGCCATGCACGCACGCGCCCAGTACACAGTACAATAAATCGAAATCCGAACACTCATCGTCTTCCACTTGGAGCTTTCCTCCACACCAATGCACAAGATAGGCATGTGCACAGTACTCCTTGGCACACACAGTCACACAACCGTCACCCATATGGCATCGCAACTCTCTCGCTCCCTCCAAAAGCTCACTGCCACACCACGCAACATGGACCGATCGAAGCAGCTAGCCGTCCCGATCGTGAGATTCCACGTACGCGAGTCGTACAGGTCCAGTGGCAATGCATGCGCGCGCAGCCGTTGCGCTGCTGTGCACGTCAGCCGCGCGTCGCGTAAACCGCCTGCCTGCCTACCTCCTCGTCTCGTCGACTCGTCGTCTCTTCCCCCCAAAAAACGTTCCGCAACGGCAAGCGCGCCGCCGTGACATCGGCGCCAGATTCCAGAAACACACACGGGCAAAACGCGCCAgatcggtcgatcgatcgagatggcACCGATTGGCGATTGGTCGCGCTCGTCTGCGTGGTGCCACTGGTGCGTGCGGGATTGAGATCCACTTCGAAGTCCCCGTGTCTTTGACGACACCCACGCTGTTGCTTGCCCGCCCGCTCGGTGGATTGGATGATATTGTTTCGTTGTCTAAGAGCAGttacaatagcaagctataagataactataaatatattttaaaaagataaaggaagaaaaagaaaaacagcgggctacagatatgtagccagctgcagcacggactctaagacgtactgtgtgtatgacaggtgagaccagatattaatagtatagtaaacaactattgtataaattggctattacattggctatagattttggagttagtagtggactatactattaagcTGTGTTTGGTACCCTTAGTTCCCAACATCTCTCCCTTGTGttctgcgcgcacgctttttaaaatgCTAAATAGTgcgtttttttcaaaaattttctatacgaaagttgcttaaaaaaatcatattaatccatttttgaaaaaaataacgtAATACTTATATCGACGTTTGATGTTGCGGTttcggtatttgcatagtatatggggatcgttggtactaggatatatgcgagattgtactaaaaaagatggagacgtggatttttatacaggttcgggcccctgaattgtcaggtaataaccctactcctgttggccgaagccggtcgttgctcttattcaccataatcacaccggcacaatatttggggtaacctatctatctgttgtcgacatggtggTCTGagtgctgactcgtagtcgacaacagagtagtcttcctcctcgaatccgtgtctggcgagatcagagacaacgTTAGATCCCTCTTGACGGTAGTCGTAGGTACCGTATGGGGACTACTAGGCTTATCTCCGATGTTGATATCTGGCGGCTtatcttggcgtatgttggcttgtatgttgatctattgtttcgtgtcccctctcctcctaggggaccTTGTATTGATACCTATAGGTGTcaatacaatatgaatacaatccgagtagtccttgtcgttttcatgtagaactctatttatCATTCCTTATGCAGAACTCCTcatatatccgaaggttgtttccgtataagacatgataTGTGGTGGGTTCTactgagatttagtcaactactattagatatatggtatctataaccctgacaatttaattaatcacgtgttaatggaccACTATGTTTTTCGTGCGCAGCATTTGGGTTTCCAACCCAGAagtccgaacacagccttaaactTGCTACGATCCTGTTTGGCGCGCAGGTTGGCAAGTTAGGCTGGAGGGACGCCATATGATTCCGGGGCGATCGTCGTCCGGTACACGATCGAGCGGGATTATTGGATCTAGTTGCACCTAGGCAGCTACGATCATCTTCTTTTTAATCAGAGTTGCTATTTTGTTTTGTTCTGTTGTCTGGATAGTATGCGTATGTTTAGGACCCATGTGATCAAGGTTGACATGTCTTTATCCAATTGTTGCCCAGCATAGCTAGCTAGTAATAGTATAGTGCTAGACAGTAGACACATAGATACATTACACAGAGTTAACAATGCATGTTACTTCTTTGAAAAGTAGCAAAATGGCTCATGATTGCAGGTGtggatatatttatatatgcaaCGTACATGATCGGTAGAAGACATACGGATGGACTCAAATTAGCTATCCGAGTTTTATTGTTGCCGAAGGCAAACTATCCTTTTCGATTTTGATTTATTTGAAGTTTGAAATGTCGCTGCAAGTTCGTAGATCAGCGTGTACGCATTTGAACAAAGGCAAATGAGTAAGGTGCGAAAAAGTGATCTTTCTCTTCGTCCGCAGGATCGCGGTCTCTCCCGCACCTTTTAACACAAACGAAATTCGCACGAGCCAATGCATACTGCATACTTTGCCCCCATTCAGTCCTACGATCGAGGACTCGAGGTGAGAAAGTAAACAAAAAAGAATACGACACATGACATTTTATAGTCCAGGACTCATGGTGATACCGATATGAAACTAACAGAAACGTGGGGACGCGCAAGAATATTCACCACAACCcgagttaaaaaaaagagagctcCGAATTGAACTACGTACTCAGCACCAGTATACCTGAGTACCACTGGTCCGTTCTATACACGTTTAAATTTGaaagttcaaacaaagtcaAACAGAAAGGATTACGATTACTAAGAGAGATTAGCGACAGGAGAAAGCCATGCAAATGCAAAGCGTTGGAATCTGTAATAAGATACTCCGGCCCAAGCCAAGTTCGAGGGGGATTTGAACGGAGAGAGGCTGAGAATTCCGAGGCAGTTGCCGGCCCAAGCCTTGGCACGCCCACGCGGATAAGGATCCTCTGCAGTCGACTGCACTGTGCcattgtcactgacatgtgggtccccaGTCGAAGTCGACTGCAGAGGATCCCAATCCCGCCCACGCGGGCGGCTGtacgctgcggctgcggctgcagcGCGTGCGTGCGGAGACGTGCCGAAGTGTTGGCCCACGGCGGTGGCTGCCGCGCCCTGCCCGATGGAGAGAGGGAGGCCGGCCGCGGGCCTCGATCTTCGATcttggggaggaggccggccgatATGACGATATCCCGCGCAGATGGACCTGCACGTCCTGGCTCGTCGAGACGTCAATGTGCGGCAGCGTTGGCCGTTTGTTGCAGATGGGGAACGTGGAAATGCTGCTGGGGATGGATGGCTGGACGGCTGGAGCCTGGACCGCTTGTGTAGCTGATCTCCTCTGTGATGTACCGCAGTTTTTGCCAGCGTAGTAAAAACGACGTGTACCGTCACTGCCACACCGCCACCTGCGATCCTGGGAAAAAAATGGCTCGTTGGTTGCGACTTACTACTAACATAAGTCCATAATTAGGGGTTGGATACAACATGGGCCAGTTTGGTCACGCACAAGATGTGACGATACAGGCATACAGCCATATAGGCCCAATaacccaaaccaaaccaaaacatGGATCTCCGTAGTTTGCTGTTTCGGTCGGATTAATCCATTCCACTTTACTCCAGCCAATCCTGGTTCCCGAAATCCAAACGAACGCAAAGCCcccaaaaaaaagagtaaagcgAAGGGCACCTTGGGGCTCGCGTCTGCCGGCGCGCATGGCTCCCgcatccacctcgccgccggcgaaggccCAAgtgacgacggcgccggcgaagtCTCCCCTCGTCGGCGGACTTGCGGATCTGGACGCGGCCGTGTCCCTCCGCCTCCACGCCCTGTTCCTCCCGgttccccgcctcctcctcaagGCCCtcgaggtcgccggcgacggccgaaTCTGGCTCCCCGTGCCCATATCCCTCCTCCtgatctccaccaccacctcttccAAGGTATCCCCTCTCCTCGtcggcctcgtcgccggcctcgtgcTCGACATCCTCTTCGTCGGCGCCGCCAAGCTCATCGTCCGCCGCCCTCGCCCGGCCTACAACGCCGCGGACATGTAcgtggccgtcgccgccgaccactGGTCCTTCCCCAGCGGCCACTCCTCCCGcgccttcctcgtcgccgccttcctcgcGGCCGGCGGCTTCCCCCGCGAGGCGCTCTTCCTCTGGGCCGCCTCCACGTCGGCGTCCAGGGTGCTTCTTGGCCGGCACTACGTCCTCGACGTCGTCGCC of the Oryza sativa Japonica Group chromosome 2, ASM3414082v1 genome contains:
- the LOC4330225 gene encoding probable lipid phosphate phosphatase beta, with product MAPASTSPPAKAQVTTAPAKSPLVGGLADLDAAVSLRLHALFLPVPRLLLKALEVAGDGRIWLPVPISLLLISTTTSSKVSPLLVGLVAGLVLDILFVGAAKLIVRRPRPAYNAADMYVAVAADHWSFPSGHSSRAFLVAAFLAAGGFPREALFLWAASTSASRVLLGRHYVLDVVAGACLGVFEAWLSSLLLRAMCARISFLVC